CCTGGGCCATGTGTTCGCCGGTGAGGGCTACCCGACCCCGACGGATCAGCGGTACTGCATCAACTCGGTCTGCCTGCGCCTGGTGCCGGCCGAATAACGTCGCCAGACTCTTCTCGCCAGGTGCCGCGACACTTAAACGGTTGCGACGACGCGCCGCACAGCCTCGCAACCCTTTAAGTTTCGTGGGATCCCACCGCCGCGTCGTTACGTCTTTGAGGTTGTGGACGACGTATTCGTGGGCAGCGAGGCAGTGCGGCTCGGGCTGGTGAGCGCCTATCAGCTGCGGACGGGCTTCCGCGCGATCTATCCAGACATCTATCTGTCGAACGCCGCGACACTGTCGCTGAGGACGCGTTCGGCTGGGACGTTTCTGTGGTCGCGGCGGCGCGGCGTGCTCGCCGGACTCGCCGCGGCGGCGCTGCACGGGTCGCGATGGATCGACGATGACGAGCCCATCGAGTTGATCTGGCGCAACCCGCATCCGCCGCGCGGTGTGATCACCCGAAATCAGCGCATCGAGCCCGACGAAGTCACCTGGCTCAGCGGTTTGCCGGTGACCACTCTTGCCAGGACCGCGTTCGACCTTGCCCGGCAAGGTCCAATCGGCGAGGCGGTGGCGCGGATCGACGCGTTGATGCGCGCCACGCCGTTCTCGCTCGAGAATGTGCTGCTGCTGGCCAAGCGATACCGCGGTGCGCGCGGCCTGCGTCGGCTGAGGTTGGCCCTGCCTCTGGTCGACCCGGGCGCGGCGTCGCCCAAGGAGACGTGGTTGCGCTTACTGCTGATCAACGCCGGCCTGCCCGTCCCGACC
The sequence above is drawn from the Mycobacterium marseillense genome and encodes:
- a CDS encoding endonuclease domain-containing protein, encoding MDDVFVGSEAVRLGLVSAYQLRTGFRAIYPDIYLSNAATLSLRTRSAGTFLWSRRRGVLAGLAAAALHGSRWIDDDEPIELIWRNPHPPRGVITRNQRIEPDEVTWLSGLPVTTLARTAFDLARQGPIGEAVARIDALMRATPFSLENVLLLAKRYRGARGLRRLRLALPLVDPGAASPKETWLRLLLINAGLPVPTTQIPVQYNWRLIALLDMGWEEYKVAAEYDGDHHRTNRKQYARDQSRLRELEEFGWTVIRVIADDKPGEVVDRVRRALIRRGYRDT